The Spirosoma oryzicola region AATCACGGGGGTTCTGGTCGATTCGTCGAGTAACAAACCCGTCGAATTTGCGACTATTGCTGTCCTGAGTACCGCAACGAACAAGCCAATTGACGGAACAACGGCTGACGCAGCCGGTAAATTCGTGCTTCCCAAACTGGCTCCCGGCAAGTACCGGCTTTTATTTACGTTCATCGGTTACAAAGACAAGCGTTCCAACGTCATCACCATCGAACGGGGTAGCGACATCAATCTGGGCACCATCAAGATTTCGTCGGATGTCCGGACACTTAAAGAAGTGAACGTAGTTGGTCAGGCTGCCATGATCGAGGAGAAAGTAGACCGGCTTGTCTACAACGCCGACAAAGACATTACGGCGAAAGGCGGTGACGCTACGGATATCGTGCGGAAGGTACCAATGCTTTCGGTGGATATGGACGGAAACGTTAGTTTGCGCGGTAGCAGTAACGTAACGGTTTTGATCAACAACAAGCCCTCTACCATTGTCGCCAGTAGTGTAGCAGACGCGCTCAAGCAGATTCCAGCCGACCAGATCAAAACTGTTGAAGTAATTACCAGCCCCTCGGCTAAGTATGACGCGGAAGGATCAGCGGGGATCATCAACATTGTAACCAAGAAAAATACGCTACAGGGTGCGACACTTAACGTTGACGGTGGCGTCGGAAACCGGGGTAGTAATCTGGGATTGAACGGTAACTACCGCGTCGGTAAAATGGGCTTCAACCTGGGTGGTTTCGGTCGGACGGAATACAACGTTCGGGGATCGTTCGCGAACGACCAGACTACCTTATCGAACTCAGGCAGCAGCGTACGGACCCTTCAAACGGCCAACACGTTGAGTCAGCGCTTATTTGGTAATTTTCAACTGGGCTGGGATTACGACATTGATAAAAACACCTCGCTTACGGCCAGCCTGCGTTACGGAGCCCGAAACGGAAACACGAACCAGTATAACCTACTGACCCAGACGTTCCAGTCTAGCGGTTATTTCCCTTCGATCAACAACCGGAATGTACAAACCAAAGACCTGTCGGGAACGGTCGATGCGAACATAACGTACACCAAGACGTACAAACCACAGCAGGAGTTCAGCATCCTTGCGCTGTACAGCCGTAACAACCGTACCAACGATTTCGTGGCGGATATTCTGAGCGGTACTGATTTTGAGACGATCACCTCCCGGCAGAAAAACGACAACAATAGCTACAACCAGGAATCGACCTTACAGCTTGACTATCAGACGCCCATCAAAAAGAACCAGCTGCTCGAATTTGGTGCTAAGGGGATTTTTCGTCAGGCGAATAGTCAGTACCAGTATTACTTTGCCAACGGCGCTGAAGGCGATTACCAGATTGATCTGAGCCGTCAGGGAAACACCCTGCTTTACGATCAGAACATAGCAGCTTCTTACCTGTCTTACACGCTGACAACGAAAAACAAATTTACGATCAAAGCGGGTGCTCGCTACGAATACACGTTTATCAACGCGAAGTTCAGTAACGAATCAGCCGGGCAGTCAACATCCATTCCCGACTACGGAAATATCGTACCGAGTATTAATATTTCCAAGAACATTGGCGGTGGCAAGATTATCAAGCTGGCTTATAACCGCCGTATTCAGCGCCCCGGTATTCAGTTCCTGAACCCGAACGTCAACGCAGCTAACCCGACCAATATTACGCAGGGTAACCCGTTGCTATCGCCCGAATTGACCGACAACGTTGAGTTCAGTACCAGTACAAACATCAAAGGACTGTACCTGAACGCTTCCTTGTTTGCCCGGCGTACCAACAATGAAATTACGGCGGTGCGGGATGTGTCGCAGCAATCGTTTGGCGATGTCGTCAATCCGGTTCTTCAACAGGTGATTCGGACTACCTACCAGAACGTCGGTCATCAGGACGCCTACGGATTGAACCTGTTCGGTAATGGCACCTTGTTTTCTAAACTACAGCTTGGTGGCGGTATTGATCTGTACCACGTCAGTCTGACCAACAACAATACTAACCCGATCTATGCAGCGTCAAACTCAGGCTGGGTCATTTCGGGCCGTATCAACGGCACAGTATCGCTCGCAAACGGTTGGGCATTCCAGGCTTTTGGCGGCATGCGGGGTAGACAAGTTCAATTGCAGGGCTACCAAACCAGCATGTATTTCTACAACCTGGGTGTTCGAAAAGACTTTAACAACAAAAAAGCCAGCCTTGGTCTCGCTGCTGAAAACTTCCTCAACCATCCGTTCACGATGCGTTCAGAACTCTCGTCGCCTATCCTGACCCAGAATGCAACGACGAATTTCTACAACGCTGGTGTCAAGCTGACGTTTAGCTACAAACTGGGCAAAATGAGTTTTGACGCTCCGCGCAGAAGTCGGCGATCAATCAACAACGACGACGTGAAAGAAGGTGATAACGGCGGTGGCGACAACGGCGGTAACGGTGGTGGTCAGCAACAACAGTCTGCTCCGGCGGGCAATGGCGGTGGCAGCCGCAGCGGCCGTCCCCGGTCCTAAAAATCGTTGATCGTAGTGGTTAATACGCGCTATGATCGTTAGTTCTTAATTAGAATAGGTTGGTGGCAATCCCTCTGGTTTTACTGGAGGGATTCCTTTTTTTAGGACAGATACGGCTTACCATTCTGCCCTACTTACCGTTCCCGGACATGACTATCTGCAACGAACGGATGCGAATCAGCGTATGAAAAGACAGGTGGTTCCTACTGCTGTTAACACCACTAACCGGCACGGAGCTCACCGTTTATCATCAGTTTGTTAATTCTGTGTAAAATTCGACTAATTAGTAAACTCTGTTGACTAGTTTTCGGTTAGATAAGCATGATGCACTCCTACATTCAAATTCAATGACCTTTCTCATACGGACTTTCGTTCTTCTGAGCCTGCTGTTTATCGGTTGGCCACAGTTGACGATGGGCCAGACAATCTACACAATTAGCGGTCGCGTTACCGATGCAGCGACTGGCGAGGGCATTCCTTTCGCTAGCATTGCGGTAAAAGGGTTAACCAATGGTACAACCTCTGACGCCGACGGTCGCTATAAACTACAATCAAAGCAACTTGCTGATTCTATCCAGGTCCTTAGTCTCGGCTATCAGACGCGTACGTATCCGCTAACAGGTGCCGTTACGCAGATCATC contains the following coding sequences:
- a CDS encoding TonB-dependent receptor domain-containing protein, giving the protein MKRLLLSILIIGSTAAVAQVPTSGTPAARPDPFATPANTTPSSTTGTPSSPDTFTLPASPTRDDFSAPADNQPRPGTTGSEAEPIARGNGKITGVLVDSSSNKPVEFATIAVLSTATNKPIDGTTADAAGKFVLPKLAPGKYRLLFTFIGYKDKRSNVITIERGSDINLGTIKISSDVRTLKEVNVVGQAAMIEEKVDRLVYNADKDITAKGGDATDIVRKVPMLSVDMDGNVSLRGSSNVTVLINNKPSTIVASSVADALKQIPADQIKTVEVITSPSAKYDAEGSAGIINIVTKKNTLQGATLNVDGGVGNRGSNLGLNGNYRVGKMGFNLGGFGRTEYNVRGSFANDQTTLSNSGSSVRTLQTANTLSQRLFGNFQLGWDYDIDKNTSLTASLRYGARNGNTNQYNLLTQTFQSSGYFPSINNRNVQTKDLSGTVDANITYTKTYKPQQEFSILALYSRNNRTNDFVADILSGTDFETITSRQKNDNNSYNQESTLQLDYQTPIKKNQLLEFGAKGIFRQANSQYQYYFANGAEGDYQIDLSRQGNTLLYDQNIAASYLSYTLTTKNKFTIKAGARYEYTFINAKFSNESAGQSTSIPDYGNIVPSINISKNIGGGKIIKLAYNRRIQRPGIQFLNPNVNAANPTNITQGNPLLSPELTDNVEFSTSTNIKGLYLNASLFARRTNNEITAVRDVSQQSFGDVVNPVLQQVIRTTYQNVGHQDAYGLNLFGNGTLFSKLQLGGGIDLYHVSLTNNNTNPIYAASNSGWVISGRINGTVSLANGWAFQAFGGMRGRQVQLQGYQTSMYFYNLGVRKDFNNKKASLGLAAENFLNHPFTMRSELSSPILTQNATTNFYNAGVKLTFSYKLGKMSFDAPRRSRRSINNDDVKEGDNGGGDNGGNGGGQQQQSAPAGNGGGSRSGRPRS